atcaataaattaatatatcaaatcaaatttaaaaataaaaaaagaacacaaagaaaATAACTCAATTTTGCTTTCTTCGGATTTTTTCATGCAAATAACATGCACTACAAATCAAATTAATCAACTCGTTTGACTTTTTGGGCGCCGAACATAAGGGGATTCATCCCTTAAACACAATTTCATCCAATGCTTCTTATTTTAACGACCTAAATATACTTTCTTGGAATTTTCTTAccattattgaatttattcaattaattaattcaactacaaaaatgttattatttgatttgatatattaagttattgataatGTGGGTTATTttctttgtgttattttttattaataaaaaattaaaaaaaatattattttgccaacTTATTGCCACACAAGAATAAATACGCCACATCAAATATTGGCACGCCATATTAGCCTAGAATTTGGCcgaaatttggattagtagcaaaatcagataaaatcaaaactttagtaattatcacgacacaatttaaagtttgtgtgcaaaaccagaattggatgaaagtttagtattttatgggcaattaacccatatacacatatatatatatatatatatatatgttaggtccggagggtctcgaataggtgtatgggggggatacacctataggctatttttcgtgagttaaaacgaaacttcaaacacaaactgactcaacctgtttactgaaaagagttttgtcaaaacagggttgacgactgatactgaatactcttcagtaaggagttatcagttaagttaaagactttaactgatacacgtaaggcttcagtcaagtttgataaacagagatatgttatgaatcttactgactatcagaagatagatcagttagactgataacacatgcagcggaaaacttttgtttcgaaatagcctgtgtaaTTAAACACGTTGCCAGTcattaggtttctctttgcaattaatcagttttcagtttaagaaggTAAGAGCGCAAGTAAGAATgtaagtactgaaagctgtaaataacacatagatttttacgtggttcggaaaatacttcctacatctacggtcggttgatcagaccaacaacttcactgggcaagtgcttacgggtgcactgcaaatcgatgctagtgcttacgggtgcacaacaaacctgaacgtgtgcttgcgggtacACACAAACCGAGACGattgaagatcctatcttcagtaccaacgcacctggttggatttctcactcctagcgcacgCTGGGCACTAAGACCTCACAGAGACAAAACACctgtctgaactccttttcgacacaaacactcaattcggttgattgaagagaggtttgaaaacttgccaactaaaccacaaagaacaagttctttacagtcagttttacctaggctttggatatacaatatttgcctaaggtctaagagaatgtatgtaatcagcagtgactgatttttggctttgtgattctcttctttgattaaaactttggggaggcttggtttagctgagtaacaaatttggcagcgtttcagcttatgttgttcaatgggtgaagattgaagtgatcttTGAGCGCTATTattggagacgtcttgaatagatccattggcggagacggtcttcaagatttttccgttagagagagagaacgaggttggagaaagagggagagtacGGGAGAGGGATGTGAGAAgggaaaatcgaatcagtgacagtcgtgaggactaacactgtcgattTACCGGCACGAGGTCTTTGAAGAAAGGACTATGTGCGGTTGGTGATACCGGCAGACAACGAGAGAGagctcgttgttgttgcatgccatggaggtgaGCAAGATATGTGAAATAAGCTTGATAACCTCCTGAAGCTTAGAAGCTTCTTAGCGCCAGGCattaggatggaagacactcttgtcgctggatataagtgaTGGTAGAAATAAGCTTGACGttggagagacgttgagatccagtggaagggtcctgtgaagaccaagtgtgtgagcgtcattctcccactccatgacttcgttGTCATTGAACTCTCCTTTGTCGGAACAAAATTCTTCTGCAACTTTTGAATGATTGAAATTCTCTGTGGAGAGATGTTAgttgaaaaagaaaacaagtgAAGACATCGAGGCATATATAGACTATATTACCAAGAAagaagatgattttttttttcgaaaaatgtgcctaaaatctttttgaagaaaaatttcacgtccgccgtcactacagaggacggaagcttcaaaaggtaagaaaaataattgcatttaatcaaattaatgagattttcaagattttcattTCAGAGGCAAAAATGTTGGAAATATTTTAAGTAAAGAATCATGACAAGTTAAAGCAATTTTTAAATCCTCTTAAAAGTACTTGCCCTTCAcgaatatttcattttccaacaatcagttaaagatttttaaacaaactgatcagttagagaaagatttttgaaGACAATCAAAAACTCATAACTGAATTAACTGATTTTCACAGGGTAAAttgaagatacttactgatcgactgaacaTTGTaatcagtcgataccactgttTCTGATTGACTTATCAAAATAAGTTCCCCTTCAGATGAAGACTCTTCTTTTTTGACTATCACGTCAGCAGTTGAGGAGCACTAGTTGGCTGAGCAACAATCATCGTGACTGCAGTTGAGttcttcaaacacaacatcattcttcagggttgatgaggccgatccttccacaaagatcgttgaacctatcttcaggaagagctttggtcaacaaatctgctctctgaactacggtcggaatccattcaatagagatattcttcttctccacatgatcacgaatgaagtgatgtcagatttcaatatgcttgactcttgTGTGATGAACTAGATTatgtgagattgcaatagcactggagctgtcgcaataatTGGGACttcccatagtccttcagttgttggactagccataggagttgtgaacaacaacttcccgcagcaacatattcagcttcagttgtggaagtggcgactgaagtccgtttctttgaaaaccacgagataagtttgttgcctagaaattgacaagttcccgaagttgatttgcgatcaattttgcatcctgcaaaatcttagtttgaatatccggtgagctcgaagtcgtcgtcagctggataccacaatcttaagttgggtgtgcctttgagatatcgcaaaattcattttgctgcatccatatgagcttcctttggatctgactgatatcttgcacaaactccgactgcatacgcgatatctggtctgctggCAGTCAAATACAGTAATGACctaatgatttctctgtatttggttgaagatacagattttccttccaATCCTGGATCTaccttccagtttgtgttcattggaatcttgactgatttcatgtgctgaataccgaacttggcgatcagttccttggcgtacTTCGACTGATtaatcagtattccttcgctggtctgcttaaCTTGTagtccaagaaagaaattcatttctcccatcatggacatctgaaacttcTTAGTCATaatatcagcaaacttcttgcacatgcgttcggatttggatccgaagattatgtcatcgacataaatttgaacaagtagGTGATCTTCTCATTCTTTTAGAGTGAACAAGGTTTTGTCAACAGTTTctttcttgaatccttgttctACCAGATACTCAGAAatagtatcataccatgctcttggagcttgtttcaatccatagagcgctttctgcagcttgtacaccttttctggtccagcaacctcaaaacccagaggttgttccacgtagacttcattgatgagcactccattgagaaatgcacacttcacatccatttggtatactttgaatcctttgtgagcggcaaaggctaagaagagcctgactgcttccagTCTTGCAACAGGGGCaaaggtttcatcgtagtcgattccttcttcttgactgtacccTTTGgctactagccttgctttgtttctcaccacgtgaccttcttcttctttcttgtttttgaaaatccatttcaaactaATCAcgtttgcatcgtctggtcgatccacaagttcccaaaGTGAATTCcagttgaattcattgagttcttcttgcattgtgatgatccattgagtggactttagagcttcttcaatgtccttgggctctgtagttgataagaaacaactgaaattcttatcttcgttgatgcagttttggttgatgtcgaagacgaggttgcacatcgatcttcgagtcttcacaccgtctgatggttctccgatgatgttctcctttgagtggagttcaaaccatcttcgatacttcttgatatCTTCTAGCGAGGGTGGaagttcttcagtcagaatagTTCTGAGTCCTTCAGCAGTTTCTTGAGCAAGGGAGTGTTGAACTGGTGTTGCTTCAGCAGGTTCAACTTGTTCTTCGACTGTCGGAGtttccccttgactgatgccatctgtattAGCTCCAGTCGAATCTtctgacctttgactgatcttctgatactgaagtttTTCAGTATCCTCTTCTTttccaggtccccacaccaaaaCTGTAGAGGGTTCGATGCTTTTCATTTCAGTTCTGGAATCTTCAGTGTTCTCAgcacttctttcagtttcctgaATCCTGAAATTatcagtagactcatcaaaaataacatgtggtgtttcttccacacaaagagtttgagagttaaacactctaTAGGCTTTGCTCgatcgttctgttccagagtatccaagaaaaattCCCGGATCAGCCTTGCTCTCAAATGTGTTTAACTTTCTTTTGTCATTGTTGTGAACGAAACAccgagaaccgaaagcatgaaagtatgagattgaaggcttgctgttcttccatagctcgtatgaaGTTTTCTCATGTCTTtaagtgaggaaggagcgattttaTGTGTAGCATGCattgttgactgcttcagcccaaaacttcaaagggagttttgattcgtctagcattgtccttgctgcttccttcaaagacctgtttattctttctgctactccattttgctggggagttcttgctgcagaagtctgatgactgattcctcgtTCTTCGCAGTAGTCACGAATGACGACATTGAGAAATTCAGTCcctcgatctgatctgatgctgatgatgttgacttccttttcaacgcttagtcttctcagcagctttggcaattccagcagtgtctctctcttgttgtagagaaatatgacccaagtatatcgagaatagtcatccacgacaactaaggtatatttcctaccgttgtaacttctgggagagattgggctaaacagatccatgtgaagtagttggagaattcttccagaggagtgtcttGTTTTttacttgaatgacgtcctagtttgctttcctctttgacatgcttcacatttttgcttcttctggaacacaatagagggTAAGCCATCTACCAATTGAtgcttagcaagcttgttgattgTTTTGAAGTTGAGACGGTTGAGTCttctgtgccatagccaattgagcttcGAGCTGCTTCtgctgatgagacatgtttctggagggctatCTTTCCATGAAatgacgtagagacttccttgtctgatctctctcagaaccaccttcttctgactgtttctaacagtgaattcatctttcttgatctttACTGTGAATctgctgtcacaaaattgactcacagataaaaaattatattttagtccaaaaacatagctaacattactgatactggcattacccatgtcgagtacaccatagccttttgtttcgccgattgagttgtctccgaatgcaacttttgatccagctttctcaacatattgagtgAGATATTCTTTATAGcctgtcatgtgcttcgagcagccgctatctaggtaccatgttctgattgaagctttaacttcttccttctttttgtgtttcctgtttttgccctgcaaggaagagttaatttaggtacccaatcaatgtttgggtccttcattgttagctcttgttccttttggaacccatatctgcttcagaactggtcttggTGCTGATCTCTTGCACTTGGCTGGTTGTCTGACTGAAGTGAttggtgcttcagttggcacatgagctttGTTCTGTTGAGCTTTCCCTTTAGGAGCCTCGCGtttgtagaagctttgtctggTGCAGTATTGAGGTCTTCTCTGCTCCATTGAGTATCTCCTTTGAGATACGTGACTCATCcttgactgatggagacttagctgatgttgtggaacatgagtctTATGATGTCCTGTTGCACACTGTTGTAGATGACCTTTGGCTCGTCTAGACTTATCATAGCTGTGTCTCCATGGTTGTTGTTCTCTTCAGAACTGAACTGGTTTCAGTTTCTGATTGCTTCTATTGTTCTttcccctggactggtgaggaagactCTGCTTTAGTCCCGATGTTCCTTCCCCAatttttgactgaaatctgctttccagtcttcttagAAGGATGAACTGGTTGGGGGCTTCCTTacctcgtctgtagctttgaaGAGGATGAACATTTCTTGTTTCCATCAATTTTTGCTTCTGAATttcttccatatcatgatccCTAGACTCTTCTGAAGTGTTGTCTTCATAAGTGTCAGTTGCTTCCTTGATCAtgtattctttcctttatcggCAGGAgccacctttcctccgatgctttcCACTAGAGCTTTTGAAGGAAAGTTAGTCATCATAGGAGACTTCATCATACAGTATTTGACTGTTTCCTccaatttgtgattgagcctcttgatttcatgagatgctctgtcacattctgaTGTAGAAATTCtaagcttttcttccagtcgactgttctccatgatcagtcCATCAAGACAGGTTTCATCTAGAAAGTAGATGATCGTCTGATTTTTGATTCGTTCTTCATTgatctctttttccattttctgattctgcatgaggagatcttcgaacattttctttaactgacagtgatcagtcatgagctgatcgtacTCTTCAATTTCATCAACTGAGCTATCTCCaaattctgagtggtctcctgtaAACACCAAGGAGTTATTAGTATaaagagtttttgagtaagagtttacctctggcccattcattccattgtcgtagctgttgtcggccacaCTTTCGATGTCGTTGGCCatgagggcttggctctcaaCATCTGAGCTGGTGGAGTTGAAGGCAGATGATTCTAATGCATATTCGGaagatcctgcatcgtcagcaaccatcactttcttcttcgcatatttGCGTTTTCTTCTGGCTTTCATttctttgcgctcagactgcgACACTTTAGGGCATTCAGATCGATAGTgccctttcttcttgcatccatggcattccacatcttttagATCAATAGCGGTCggctttctttctccgcttctgtcagtggaatatctggacttgttttctctttcttttcctttgtagtgctgcttgtggaacttcctgtacttgcggaacttagattccatcttgttgaatctttcagtcaatagagcatattgactgaagaagtcttctggtttgagttccgctggttccttcaACTGCTTCTTGTTTTTTTTGCTGAAACATTCAGCGCCGCTCCTTTTGAGGCTGATGGAGCATCTTCATCTGATCCTCCAACCTTCTTTGtttcaagatttctctgaatGTTGAACTCATTCGCCACAAGATCATAGAAGAGCTTGTTCGTTGGGAGCCgattgaatcctggcttattctgatgagcgactgagtagatctgccaatctcctcgtgGAAGTGCTCGTAGAATCTTTAGGTTGatctctcgttgagtgtacttgtccttcgagatggattgaacttcattcaggatctggttgaatctgagttccatctcgtcgacagatttATTTTTGAGCTTGAGGAAGCAGTCGAATTTTTTACAAGCTATTGATaacttgttctcctttatcTCCTCGGATTCGATGCACATtccttcaagaatgtcccacatcttctttgcagttctgcacttgatgatcttggtgacgtgcttgtctggaactgtgccgAAGATTATgtttttggcgaggttgtcgagCTCGTCTTGCGTTCCTTTCTTTTGTGGTGAAGTCAGCCTTTGACTTGATCTGGACTTCATAAAAAGGATCTCTAGATGTGTCTAGAGGAACCGTTTTGATCACCTCCGTGATGATGATgggtcctttggtgatgacttcccacattcggcaatgttgggcggtgaggaagctttcaagtcgaaattttcatatgtcgtattttttaatattaaacataggtagtgaggatactctgctgtggttagtttcCATTGAAAAGAGAAAACAGAAAACAATAGATAAGAAAAGCAGTAAAcactttttgaaaaagaaagattttcgagacctttgaagAAAAGGATCTAGTTCTGTAGAACCTAATCAAAgcaaaattgttcttgcgaagaacctgctctgataccaattgttaggtccggagggtctcgaataggtgtatggggggagggaatacacctatcgactatttttcgtgagttaaaacgaaacttcaaacacaaactgactcaacctgtttactgaaaagagttttgtcaaaatagggctgacgactgatactgaatactcttcagtaaggagttatgaCTCAACCTAagcacctctagattgacttgcaataggacaaggacactctagcaatggtaagttaacccaatgtcgtctctcaaggaagatcttaaagggctctTAATTGTATCACACGAAAGCAATAAAGGTTGGATTGAAAActtgtaaaattaaactaaagcttggaatttaaacttaactagaaacttaaacttaagaattaactaggcggaAAAGGAAttaaactaatgcttgtaattaaaacttaaacttaaaactTGAACTTAAAACttgaacttaaaattaactaggcaaaactTAAATACTTAAgcagaaataaaatattaaaacctaggcagaattaaacggTAAAGTAAAGGTGAATTGAACTTAAACGCTACTaggctaagaatttaaatacttgtaaataaaagcttctaatctaattgaCATAAACGAAATTGCATGATCGaaagcaaaacataattaaataacgaTGTAaagaaattaaagtaaatacgaaataccataaacGTCGCGAGGATGAAATCACTGTCACTTGATCACAACTCGAAACAAAAACTAAAGCAAACGGAACTTTAAATCTAACTAGAAAAGAAATCTCAAAAACTTGAAGAACTAAGAAAACTTGAAAAACCCTAAGTGTTTGGCTGCCTGGCGGAAGATTAATTCTCAAAGGCGGAAGcaaaagattagggcaaaagaTTATTATTACATGAACATTAAGGCCCTGTTTATAGACTACCAAACAACCCTAAAGGAAACATGAATGCCCAACAAATCTCCGCCTAAAATATAATCGTGCGTGCTCAGGAGATTGCAGCGAAGATAACTTGTTTGGCAAGTCTTGGTAACTCTAGCGAGAAATTGCCAACTCTGGAATTGTATGGACTCTGGCGAGTAAAGTCCGCTCTGGTGACTGAgcttcagctctgtcgagttctAGCTTTGCTCTGGCAAATGAGTTCGGCTTTGGAGATGGTGAGCTCTGACTATTGAAGTCAGCTTTGGCtatggcatttcagctctgtcgagcttGGTAAGTTCTGGCGCGGGAttgtcagctctgctctggcgtagACTATTCTGCTCTGGGCACCAGTTTGCGCCTAAAAATGAAATTCTAATCCAAAATCTCTAGAATATCattctttctcctattttataaaaatctcCTGCGAAGCATAAAAcagactcataaacgcaccaaattccagaataaTTAACTCTAACATGGCACAAacaaacccccaaattaagaacaattaggcattaATCAACCCctccacacttagccttttgcttgtcctcaagcaaaatcagtatgaatcctaggaagagagcgTTTCACGATgattatttccatccaaacattcaacaagtcaattcaaaattttccaataAACACATATCTCTcagatcatgcaagtaacttaaagtttacGAAGCAACACAACAGTAATGTAAataatccgatcagacccaattctccgctagaagtgaattccctaatgtgatcgcctttataatcagtatctccatttttcacactttgtgtgcttaatcacttagatttcgacagttgagccacaattcgtgaaataaaaccatttggatgtaatccaaagtcttctcacatggtttcccatgctcatagttaaactagcggagcagagactcagagttGGACCAGATTTTCAGAGCTAGCCAGATGTTCAGAATTCAAACATTTCACGtataaggatacgatcgtaggcaatcacaatgacaacactccctctagcatctactggacaaatcacgttttacttgcTTACCacagtgttgcaacaaaactcataattctttgcataatcaagaaacatatatcaaaagcaAAACAAGAATAACAACCATTCAATCACTAACCCGAAATTCTCATAAAAAAccatctcttccacaaattcataacaaTTAGCAAACATCCAAGAACAAGCTAAGAATAGAGGGACCAATCGCCCAATCAAAAGCAAAATGCAAGCATCAAACAAGCtacccccacacttaaagtatGCCATGTTCTCAGGGCAAAAGATCCTTCGAAATTGATCTGTTGAATCCACGTgtcgcgcattaagtaatcagtcgaaattGATCCTTCGACTaataagtcaaatatcaatatttgactttgccttaatcgttacatcagtcggtatcttcagtcttcagtcttcagaacaacaactaaactagagaaagaactctaacacttgagttcgaatagTTCTAGATGCCATCTATAACCAAGAATTGATACTTGTGTATcggttcgaagatatatcctctgatgagagtatatacgagcaggaagaagtctttagttctgaagattcagaCATGACTGATGGATCAttcggagacgagtcagactaaggAGGACGGGGTTATCCACTTCCAAAAGGAAGATCAAGATGGATATACCAGCCATTCTCTGATCCCGCAGCAGAAGGTGGTGGAAAAACTCATGGATAAAATCAAGTACAAAACCATGGATATACAAACGTTCCAAGGGTTTTCAAGAGAAATATTGGATCAAGTTCTACAaagcttgagtccattcaaaaggaagcatcatgtcttctTCGGCACAACGAGTCGGGAGTTGGAGCTTCCAATAGAAATGACAAACAACCAAGTAGAGATCCAATTAATTCCAGCCGAAGATGTACAGAGGGATCTCTCAAAAATGAAGCTAGAAGTCGCTAAggcgatgaaatggattcatattggagcaatccaGTTGGTGATCAAGTCCTCACTTTCACCAGGGACAAATACACCAATTGATATTGCAATTTGTGACAAGAGAATTACGAATTCGAAAGATGCAGTGCTAGGAGCTTTCTCAGGCAATCTCTACGCCAAGAAGATTGtacccacagatcgcttataatcttcaagattcAGCCTTCAACCGAGCCCTGacactctatcaggactacaagaggAAGGATCTATTAACGGGAAAAAATATGCCATACTCGATTACATATCAAGTATCATATGCCCTATCACATTCCCACCACATGAATTTATTTCTGGGGaagaattttattgaaattcTAGAAGTATTCAAGGAGGTGGCTAAGGTAATTAGCCTTGACCGAGTCGAAATCCCACAAATAAGGAAAATTGACATCCAAGTcggagacaagcaggtgctgAAACATAATCAAAGtctcagattgggagcaccgaggctatcattccaaggagatAGGCTAACCTCAAGGCCTTTagaaagaagtttctctcattcctaCGAGAGAaaggcgatccaggaaacaccagctcAAGGCATAAGAGTGAAACTCAAATGCCCCAAAGGATGGAGAAGTGTTTCCACAAAGTTTAATACAACCGAAAGGAAAAATCAGTTTCCTTGCAACATGTTGTa
The genomic region above belongs to Salvia miltiorrhiza cultivar Shanhuang (shh) chromosome 5, IMPLAD_Smil_shh, whole genome shotgun sequence and contains:
- the LOC131025975 gene encoding uncharacterized protein LOC131025975 — encoded protein: MDHSETSQTKEDGVIHFQKEDQDGYTSHSLIPQQKVVEKLMDKIKYKTMDIQTFQGFSREILDQVLQSLSPFKRKHHVFFGTTSRELELPIEMTNNQVEIQLIPAEDVQRDLSKMKLEVAKAMKWIHIGAIQLVIKSSLSPGTNTPIDIAICDKRITNSKDAVLGAFSGNLYAKKIVPTDRL